The following are encoded in a window of Fluviibacter phosphoraccumulans genomic DNA:
- the dnaE gene encoding DNA polymerase III subunit alpha, with product MLPDFVHLRLHSEYSITDGIVRLEKAVARARDDGQPALALTDLGNAFGLVKFYQAARKAGIKPLLGADVWVGNPQEPDDASRLLLLCRNNEGYRQLCELLSRGALWSDRRERVVLDPAWFGEVGCEGLVALSGAAEGDVGKAILQGRIDEAALRVTAWKKLFGTGFYLEVQRYGHPDEEILVAQTAQLSLDADVPLVATHPVQFVDREDFRAHDARVCIATGYTLADKRRPRVFTEQQYFQTRADMAERFSDMPQALTNAFEIARRCNVTLTLGKSFLPDFPTPNGEGLDEFLVAEARRGLAERMQQLYPDDAVRASRQAEYDDRLDFECKTIVQMGFPGYFLIVADFINWAKNNGVPVGPGRGSGAGSLVAYSLGITDLDPLAYALLFERFLNPERVSMPDFDIDFCQDNRWKVIEYVRDKYGADAVSQIATFGTMSSKAVIRDAGRVLDLPYNFCDQLSKLIPVVQNRPVSLAEALSAEPQLQERYEREEEVKELFTLANKLEDLTRNVGMHAGGVLIAPGKLTDFCPLYTQPGGEAVVSQYDKDDVEKVGLVKFDFLGLRNLTIIELALDYVARLTGDRPDLTALPFDDPKAYQILKDANTTAIFQVESEGMKKLLKKLAPDRFEDIIAVLALYRPGPLGSGMVDDFILRKKGLQKIDYFHESLKACLTPTYGVIVYQEQVMQISQLIGRYTLGAADMLRRAMGKKKPEEMAEHRDIFREGAKQSEIDEKLAMQLFDLMEKFAEYGFNKSHTAAYAVVTYHTAWLKAHHASAFMAATLSSDMDNTDTVKIFHDDAKANGLTILGPDVNHSEFRFTPVDAKTIRYGLGAVKGTGENAVNAIVAARKASGPFKDIFDFCQRVDRRVVNRRAMEALVRAGAFDALDPERARVLSQVALAVETAEQAAANEHQSSLFGMDDLSAPQTQSRPGGSEVQNYPRWSERQRLIEEKAALGFFFSSHPFDIVRAEVRPICSTPIGKLEASRDATLVAGIVTEVRTQMTRRGKMAFVTLDDGEGRIEAAVFSEMFDAQRHKLRMDELLLVEGKVSRDEFRDALKLGVDRLMTFNEARAQWAKSLWLDLRGLDIRALGGVRRIYDLLQPFAQLVMDPSAVTVRGCPVSLTYSNGLAEAVFEVGDGLRVRPDTELLDALRSLLGSERVRLDYQLGTQQRAR from the coding sequence ATGCTGCCTGATTTTGTACACCTTCGCCTCCATTCCGAATATTCGATTACCGACGGTATCGTCCGACTCGAAAAAGCGGTGGCGCGTGCTCGGGATGATGGTCAGCCCGCATTAGCGCTGACAGATCTGGGCAATGCCTTCGGACTGGTGAAGTTTTACCAGGCCGCGCGTAAGGCAGGCATAAAGCCGCTGCTCGGCGCGGATGTCTGGGTGGGGAATCCGCAAGAGCCGGATGACGCCTCGCGGCTCTTGCTGTTGTGCCGTAACAACGAAGGGTATCGGCAACTTTGTGAGCTGCTGAGTCGCGGTGCGCTCTGGTCCGATCGTCGTGAGCGTGTCGTGCTCGACCCGGCCTGGTTTGGCGAAGTTGGCTGCGAGGGCTTAGTCGCTTTGTCTGGTGCCGCCGAAGGCGATGTCGGCAAGGCAATTTTGCAGGGGCGTATCGACGAAGCAGCGCTACGGGTAACCGCCTGGAAGAAGCTCTTTGGCACAGGCTTTTACCTGGAAGTGCAGCGTTATGGCCATCCGGATGAAGAAATTCTGGTGGCACAAACAGCGCAACTGTCGCTGGATGCGGATGTGCCGCTGGTCGCCACACACCCGGTGCAGTTTGTGGATCGAGAAGACTTTCGTGCCCACGATGCGCGAGTCTGTATTGCGACGGGTTATACCTTGGCGGACAAACGCCGCCCCCGGGTATTTACCGAACAGCAGTATTTCCAGACGCGGGCGGATATGGCCGAACGCTTCTCGGACATGCCACAGGCACTGACTAACGCGTTTGAGATTGCCCGCCGTTGTAACGTGACGCTGACCTTGGGTAAGAGTTTTCTGCCGGATTTTCCGACGCCGAATGGCGAAGGGTTGGATGAGTTTTTGGTTGCCGAAGCGCGCCGAGGTTTGGCAGAGCGCATGCAGCAGCTTTATCCGGATGACGCAGTGCGCGCATCGCGTCAGGCAGAGTACGATGACCGTCTGGATTTTGAGTGCAAGACAATCGTCCAGATGGGCTTCCCCGGCTACTTCTTGATCGTGGCTGACTTTATTAACTGGGCCAAAAATAACGGCGTACCCGTAGGTCCGGGGCGCGGTTCAGGCGCGGGTTCACTCGTTGCCTATTCGCTCGGTATTACCGATCTGGATCCGCTGGCTTACGCGTTGCTGTTTGAACGATTCCTGAACCCCGAACGCGTATCGATGCCTGACTTCGATATCGACTTTTGTCAGGACAATCGCTGGAAGGTCATTGAATACGTCCGCGATAAATATGGTGCCGATGCGGTATCGCAGATTGCGACCTTTGGTACCATGTCTTCCAAAGCCGTGATTCGCGATGCGGGCCGCGTGCTGGATTTGCCCTATAACTTTTGTGATCAGCTGTCCAAGCTGATTCCAGTCGTGCAGAATCGCCCGGTGTCGCTGGCCGAAGCGCTTTCAGCCGAGCCGCAGCTGCAGGAACGCTACGAGCGTGAAGAAGAAGTCAAAGAGTTGTTCACGCTGGCGAACAAGCTGGAAGATTTAACGCGTAACGTGGGCATGCACGCGGGTGGGGTGCTCATTGCCCCAGGCAAGTTGACTGACTTCTGCCCACTGTACACGCAGCCTGGCGGTGAAGCCGTCGTCAGCCAGTACGATAAGGATGACGTTGAAAAAGTTGGCCTCGTCAAGTTTGACTTTCTAGGCCTGCGCAACCTGACCATTATTGAACTGGCGCTGGATTATGTTGCCCGTTTGACGGGTGATCGCCCCGACCTGACAGCGCTGCCTTTCGATGACCCGAAGGCTTACCAGATTCTGAAGGATGCCAATACGACCGCCATTTTCCAGGTGGAATCGGAGGGCATGAAAAAGCTGCTCAAGAAGCTGGCGCCGGATCGATTTGAAGACATCATTGCTGTGCTGGCACTTTATCGTCCGGGCCCGTTGGGCTCGGGGATGGTAGACGATTTTATTCTGCGTAAAAAAGGCCTGCAGAAGATCGACTATTTCCATGAGTCGCTTAAGGCCTGCCTGACGCCAACCTATGGCGTGATCGTGTATCAGGAACAGGTGATGCAGATCTCCCAGCTGATCGGTCGCTATACGCTGGGCGCAGCGGATATGCTGCGCCGGGCGATGGGTAAGAAAAAGCCGGAAGAAATGGCTGAGCACCGCGATATCTTCCGCGAGGGCGCGAAACAAAGTGAGATTGATGAAAAGCTGGCGATGCAGCTGTTCGATCTCATGGAAAAGTTTGCGGAGTATGGCTTTAATAAATCACATACGGCAGCTTATGCGGTCGTGACTTATCACACCGCCTGGCTCAAGGCGCACCACGCCTCGGCATTTATGGCGGCGACGCTGTCTTCCGACATGGATAACACCGATACGGTGAAGATTTTCCATGATGACGCCAAAGCCAATGGCCTGACGATTTTGGGCCCTGACGTTAATCATTCCGAATTCCGTTTTACCCCGGTCGATGCGAAAACGATCCGCTACGGTTTAGGCGCCGTTAAAGGGACCGGTGAAAACGCCGTGAATGCCATCGTGGCAGCGCGTAAGGCCAGCGGCCCGTTCAAAGACATTTTTGATTTCTGTCAGCGTGTTGATCGCCGCGTCGTAAACCGGCGTGCCATGGAAGCGCTGGTTCGTGCCGGTGCTTTTGATGCGCTCGATCCAGAGCGTGCGCGTGTTTTGTCGCAAGTGGCGCTGGCTGTAGAAACAGCTGAGCAAGCTGCTGCAAATGAGCATCAGAGTAGCCTGTTCGGTATGGATGATCTTTCTGCGCCGCAGACGCAGTCACGCCCAGGTGGCAGCGAGGTGCAGAACTATCCGCGCTGGTCTGAGCGACAGCGGTTGATTGAAGAAAAGGCCGCGCTGGGTTTCTTTTTCTCCAGCCACCCTTTTGATATTGTGCGTGCCGAAGTGCGCCCCATATGTTCCACCCCGATTGGCAAATTAGAAGCGAGCCGCGATGCGACCTTGGTGGCCGGGATCGTAACGGAGGTGCGCACCCAGATGACCCGGCGCGGCAAGATGGCTTTTGTGACGCTGGATGATGGCGAAGGCCGAATCGAAGCGGCCGTTTTCAGCGAGATGTTCGATGCGCAACGCCACAAATTGCGCATGGACGAATTGCTGCTGGTTGAGGGTAAGGTAAGCCGCGACGAATTTCGTGATGCGCTTAAATTAGGCGTAGATCGGTTGATGACTTTTAACGAGGCACGAGCCCAATGGGCTAAAAGCCTGTGGCTTGATCTTCGTGGCCTAGATATCCGTGCTTTGGGTGGGGTTCGGCGCATTTATGATTTGCTGCAACCATTTGCCCAGTTGGTGATGGACCCTTCAGCCGTAACGGTACGTGGATGTCCGGTCAGTCTGACGTATAGCAATGGGTTGGCTGAAGCCGTCTTTGAGGTTGGAGATGGCCTACGTGTGCGGCCGGACACCGAATTGCTGGACGCCTTACGTAGCCTGCTCGGTAGCGAGCGTGTTCGCCTGGATTATCAATTGGGCACGCAGCAACGCGCCCGTTAG
- a CDS encoding SulP family inorganic anion transporter translates to MSEAEITGSLRPDERIASKASGKISFARFHPKLLDCLKDYTPELLAKDMAAGVTVGVLALPLAIAFAIASGCSPTAGIWTAIVAGFVISLLGGSRVQIGGPTGAFIPIVFGIVSIYGFQNLMIATMIAGILLFIMGLTKMGVLIRFIPISVVIGFTNGIAVVIFMSQIKDFFGLNIPSMPAEFFERMETLWQYANTMQAPTVAMSAASLLALIVWNKKAAKWIPALGKIPGPLALLLVATGLQAVFVFPVETIGSKFGGIPQDIPALTLPTLSLSTLNQLIQPAIAIALLGAIESLLSARVADAAIDDRHDPNQELMAQGLANIVAPLFGGFAATGAIARTSTNVRAGGRSPFSGIFHSVALLLVVVIAAPAAVYVPLPALSAILMLVAWNMGEWHAFTELRRYTIPYRAILLSTFMVTVVFDLTLAVELGMILACLFYLYRMSELTQVERIPLEDYYGSGALGGQQGQQRIAAYRIYGSLFFAAISKLEALLENQDAMAKVLVLDLTKMVSLDTTGLDLLQTLERTLSKRGGVLILSGLNTQPASLIERSGFADILGVHGINSSLTGALLRAQLIIQANTLATEQAT, encoded by the coding sequence ATGAGCGAGGCAGAGATCACTGGATCACTTCGGCCGGACGAGAGGATAGCAAGCAAAGCCTCCGGCAAAATTTCTTTCGCCCGCTTTCATCCGAAACTGCTGGACTGCCTGAAGGATTACACGCCTGAATTACTTGCCAAAGATATGGCAGCAGGTGTCACGGTCGGCGTGCTAGCCCTGCCATTGGCGATTGCTTTTGCCATTGCTTCCGGCTGCTCCCCGACTGCTGGCATTTGGACAGCCATTGTGGCCGGCTTCGTGATCTCATTGCTGGGCGGCTCCCGCGTACAGATCGGCGGACCCACCGGCGCGTTTATCCCCATTGTCTTTGGCATCGTCAGCATTTATGGTTTTCAAAACCTGATGATTGCTACCATGATTGCCGGCATCCTGCTCTTCATCATGGGGCTGACCAAAATGGGTGTGCTGATCCGTTTCATACCGATCAGCGTAGTGATTGGCTTTACCAACGGCATTGCCGTGGTGATCTTCATGAGCCAGATCAAGGATTTCTTCGGCCTGAACATCCCCAGCATGCCTGCCGAGTTTTTCGAACGCATGGAAACACTGTGGCAGTATGCAAACACGATGCAAGCGCCAACCGTTGCTATGTCAGCCGCGTCGTTATTGGCACTCATCGTATGGAACAAAAAGGCCGCCAAATGGATCCCGGCATTGGGCAAGATTCCCGGCCCGCTGGCACTGCTCCTGGTCGCCACCGGACTCCAAGCGGTTTTTGTCTTCCCCGTTGAAACAATTGGCTCCAAGTTTGGCGGCATTCCTCAGGACATCCCTGCGCTGACCCTGCCCACGCTATCACTATCAACCTTGAATCAACTGATTCAACCGGCAATCGCGATCGCGCTACTCGGCGCCATCGAATCGCTCCTTTCGGCGCGCGTTGCAGACGCGGCCATTGACGATCGCCATGATCCGAATCAAGAACTCATGGCGCAGGGCTTAGCCAATATCGTCGCGCCCTTATTCGGCGGTTTTGCCGCCACGGGTGCCATTGCCCGCACGTCAACCAATGTGCGCGCGGGTGGACGATCGCCTTTTTCCGGCATTTTTCACTCCGTGGCGTTACTGCTGGTGGTCGTCATTGCGGCACCGGCTGCTGTGTATGTCCCTCTTCCTGCGCTATCGGCCATTCTCATGCTGGTCGCCTGGAATATGGGCGAGTGGCATGCCTTTACCGAGTTGCGCCGATATACCATTCCCTACCGTGCGATCTTGCTCTCCACCTTTATGGTCACCGTGGTGTTTGACCTAACGCTGGCCGTTGAGCTGGGTATGATTCTCGCCTGTCTGTTCTATCTTTACCGTATGTCCGAACTGACACAAGTCGAACGAATTCCACTGGAAGATTATTATGGCTCGGGTGCCCTGGGCGGCCAACAGGGACAGCAGCGCATCGCGGCCTACCGTATCTATGGCTCACTGTTCTTCGCGGCCATCAGCAAACTGGAAGCCCTGCTCGAAAATCAGGATGCCATGGCCAAGGTACTCGTACTTGACCTGACCAAGATGGTATCGCTGGACACAACTGGTCTGGATCTACTGCAAACGCTGGAACGCACACTCAGCAAACGCGGGGGCGTCCTGATTCTGTCAGGACTCAACACGCAACCTGCGTCGTTAATAGAACGTTCGGGCTTCGCCGACATCCTGGGCGTCCATGGCATCAACAGCAGTCTAACGGGCGCGTTGCTGCGTGCCCAATTGATAATCCAGGCGAACACGCTCGCTACCGAGCAGGCTACGTAA
- the metG gene encoding methionine--tRNA ligase — MKRSLLVTSALPYANGAIHLGHLVEYIQTDIWVRFQKLVGNQATYVCADDTHGTPIMLRAEKEGITPEALIARVHNEHLRDFTGFHINFDLYHSTHSDENRECAETIYRNLQAAGLIEVREIEQYYDLEKGMFLPDRFIKGECPKCGAADQYGDNCESCGAAYTPAELKNPRSAVSGSVPVFKPSQHYFFKLSDPRCQQFLRDFTRSAPDGIPVLQHEAANKMQEWLGAPGENKLSDWDISRDAPYFGFAIPDAPGKYFYVWLDAPIGYMGAFKALAKKEGLDFDAYWKPGSQTELVHFIGKDILYFHALFWPAMLHEGGFRVPTRICAHGFLTVDGAKMSKSRGTFITAESYLQQKLNPEWLRYYFASKLNGTMEDIDLSLDDFIAKVNSDLVGKYVNIASRCAGFIKKQFDGVLGETDQSIFDQIITDEALAEIAAAFEARDSARALRQIMHLADQANLYVNDRQPWLLAKDPEQRPQLHQVASTALNLFRSLSVLLKPVLPALAVQVEAFYNADPLVWADARKPLAAGHRINEYAHLMNRIERPMVDTLIAANSDSLQATEPAKADKKADAKQAAQKPANAEAAKADENAHISIDDFTKIDLRIAKIVNAEHVEGADKLIRLSLDIGETENGEPRLRQVFAGIKSAYDPAQLVGRLTVMVANLAPRKMKFGLSEGMVLAASDTDEKHPGLFILSPDAGAQPGMRVK; from the coding sequence ATGAAACGTTCTCTGCTTGTTACTTCCGCGCTGCCCTACGCTAACGGGGCCATCCATTTGGGCCATCTGGTCGAATACATCCAGACAGATATCTGGGTTCGCTTCCAGAAACTGGTCGGCAACCAAGCGACTTACGTTTGTGCCGATGATACCCATGGCACCCCGATCATGCTGCGCGCTGAAAAGGAAGGCATCACGCCCGAAGCCTTGATCGCCCGCGTCCACAACGAACATTTACGCGATTTCACCGGGTTTCACATCAATTTTGATCTGTACCACTCCACGCACAGCGACGAGAACCGTGAGTGCGCCGAAACGATCTACCGCAACCTGCAAGCTGCCGGCCTGATTGAGGTTCGCGAAATAGAACAGTATTACGATCTTGAGAAGGGCATGTTCCTGCCCGATCGCTTTATCAAGGGCGAGTGTCCCAAGTGTGGCGCAGCCGATCAGTACGGCGACAACTGCGAATCCTGCGGTGCCGCCTACACCCCAGCAGAGCTGAAGAATCCACGCTCGGCCGTATCCGGTAGCGTGCCGGTATTCAAGCCGTCGCAGCATTACTTCTTCAAGCTCTCGGATCCGCGCTGTCAGCAATTTCTGCGCGACTTCACGCGTAGCGCTCCGGATGGCATTCCGGTCCTGCAACACGAAGCCGCCAATAAAATGCAGGAATGGCTGGGCGCACCGGGTGAAAACAAGCTCAGCGACTGGGATATCTCGCGCGATGCCCCGTATTTCGGTTTTGCGATTCCCGATGCGCCGGGCAAGTATTTTTATGTCTGGCTCGATGCGCCAATCGGTTATATGGGGGCGTTCAAGGCCCTGGCCAAAAAAGAAGGCCTGGATTTCGACGCCTACTGGAAGCCCGGTTCACAAACCGAGTTGGTGCACTTTATCGGCAAAGACATTCTCTACTTCCACGCCCTGTTCTGGCCAGCCATGCTGCACGAAGGTGGCTTCCGCGTCCCGACCCGTATCTGTGCACACGGCTTCCTGACGGTAGATGGCGCCAAGATGTCGAAGTCACGCGGTACCTTTATTACGGCCGAAAGCTATCTGCAACAAAAGCTGAATCCGGAATGGCTGCGTTACTATTTCGCCAGCAAGCTCAATGGCACCATGGAAGACATCGATCTCAGCCTCGATGACTTTATCGCCAAAGTAAATAGTGACCTCGTCGGCAAATACGTTAACATCGCCAGCCGGTGCGCCGGTTTTATCAAAAAGCAATTTGATGGCGTGCTGGGTGAAACCGATCAGAGCATCTTTGATCAGATCATCACGGATGAAGCGCTGGCGGAAATTGCCGCAGCCTTCGAGGCCCGTGATAGCGCCCGAGCCCTGCGCCAGATCATGCATCTGGCTGATCAGGCCAACCTTTACGTTAATGATCGCCAGCCCTGGTTATTGGCCAAAGATCCAGAACAACGCCCTCAACTGCATCAGGTCGCCAGCACGGCTCTGAACCTGTTCCGCAGCTTGAGCGTCTTGCTTAAGCCGGTGCTCCCGGCCCTGGCTGTCCAGGTCGAAGCTTTCTACAACGCCGACCCATTGGTCTGGGCTGATGCCCGTAAGCCTCTGGCGGCTGGCCACCGTATCAACGAATATGCCCACTTGATGAACCGGATTGAACGCCCCATGGTTGACACCCTGATTGCTGCCAACAGCGATTCGCTGCAAGCGACCGAACCTGCCAAGGCTGACAAAAAAGCCGATGCCAAGCAGGCCGCTCAAAAACCGGCCAACGCTGAAGCCGCCAAAGCGGATGAGAACGCACACATCAGCATCGATGACTTCACCAAGATCGATCTGCGCATCGCCAAAATTGTGAACGCGGAACATGTTGAAGGTGCCGACAAACTGATCCGCCTTTCGTTGGATATAGGCGAAACCGAGAATGGCGAACCCCGCCTGCGGCAGGTCTTTGCTGGCATCAAATCGGCCTACGATCCCGCACAGCTGGTTGGCCGTTTAACGGTCATGGTAGCCAATCTGGCCCCGCGTAAAATGAAGTTTGGCCTCTCTGAAGGCATGGTACTTGCTGCATCCGATACCGATGAAAAGCACCCCGGACTCTTCATTCTGAGCCCTGACGCCGGTGCGCAACCTGGCATGCGCGTTAAATAA
- the apbC gene encoding iron-sulfur cluster carrier protein ApbC: MNPSEHNDLLAQAGAILVALVDPVTEKPYLMANQVEGALSWVDGRLQVRVRVGYPVALVAPEIRERILAALTPIAGATAIDVDVQSHIESHVVQRNLPLLKGVKNLIAVASGKGGVGKSSTAVNLALALSRHGARVGLLDADIYGPSIPQMLGIGGQQPHSPDGKHIDALRAHGIALMSIGFLVDAESPMVWRGPMVTSALEQLLRDTLWGELDYLVVDMPPGTGDIQLTLAQKVPVTGSVIVTTPQDIALLDARKGIRMFEKVGVPILGIVENMSMHICSNCGHAEPIFGEGGGEALGSDYQVPLLGKLPLDLRIRVGLDAGQPIVASDPTCAISQQYLDIALKVAGAVAARARDTSHKFPKIVIE; the protein is encoded by the coding sequence ATGAACCCATCTGAACACAATGATTTACTCGCCCAGGCTGGCGCTATTCTTGTTGCGCTGGTCGACCCGGTGACCGAGAAGCCCTACTTGATGGCCAATCAGGTTGAAGGCGCCCTATCCTGGGTCGATGGCCGGTTGCAGGTGCGGGTACGCGTTGGATACCCCGTTGCGCTGGTTGCACCCGAAATTCGGGAGCGGATTTTGGCGGCCTTGACGCCGATTGCGGGCGCGACCGCAATCGATGTCGATGTTCAGAGTCATATTGAATCGCATGTGGTTCAGCGCAATCTACCCTTGCTCAAGGGCGTTAAAAACCTGATTGCCGTGGCCTCGGGCAAAGGCGGTGTGGGCAAGAGCAGTACAGCCGTGAATCTGGCGCTGGCACTGTCCCGTCACGGGGCTCGCGTGGGTTTGTTGGATGCTGATATTTACGGCCCCTCAATTCCCCAGATGCTGGGCATTGGTGGGCAACAACCGCATTCGCCGGATGGTAAACACATCGATGCGCTGCGGGCACACGGCATTGCACTCATGTCGATTGGTTTTTTGGTGGATGCCGAATCCCCAATGGTCTGGCGTGGGCCGATGGTGACCTCGGCGCTGGAGCAATTGCTGCGCGATACGCTCTGGGGTGAGCTGGATTATCTGGTGGTCGATATGCCACCGGGTACCGGCGATATACAGCTGACGCTCGCTCAGAAAGTGCCGGTGACGGGCTCCGTGATTGTGACAACACCGCAGGATATTGCGCTGCTCGATGCGCGTAAGGGCATCCGTATGTTTGAAAAGGTTGGCGTGCCGATTCTGGGGATCGTTGAGAATATGTCCATGCACATCTGCAGCAACTGCGGACATGCTGAGCCGATATTCGGAGAGGGTGGCGGCGAAGCGTTAGGCTCGGATTATCAGGTGCCTTTGTTGGGTAAGCTCCCACTGGATCTGCGTATTCGCGTCGGTCTGGATGCCGGTCAGCCTATCGTGGCGTCCGATCCCACGTGCGCGATCAGCCAGCAGTATCTAGACATTGCCCTAAAGGTCGCGGGCGCTGTTGCGGCCAGGGCGCGTGACACCAGCCACAAATTCCCGAAAATTGTGATCGAGTAA
- a CDS encoding DUF1330 domain-containing protein, with protein sequence MSVKVIGLIRLKDLAAFEIYRSQVGATVERYNGSIAARGPVDKTYWNELPCGAFNAFVELAFPSAEDADRWANSPEYLAIVPVRGLAMDLTLFRVNS encoded by the coding sequence ATGAGCGTAAAAGTAATCGGCCTGATACGACTGAAAGATTTGGCTGCTTTCGAAATTTATCGCAGCCAGGTTGGCGCCACGGTTGAGCGCTACAATGGCTCTATTGCCGCAAGAGGCCCCGTCGACAAAACCTACTGGAACGAACTGCCCTGCGGCGCATTCAACGCCTTTGTCGAACTCGCCTTCCCCTCGGCCGAAGATGCAGACCGCTGGGCCAACAGCCCGGAGTATCTGGCCATTGTTCCCGTACGCGGCTTGGCAATGGATCTGACGCTTTTTCGCGTCAACAGCTAA